The Sporocytophaga myxococcoides genome includes a window with the following:
- a CDS encoding efflux RND transporter permease subunit, translating into MKRFIGNIVGFSLKHKFFVFFATLVLIIAGIFSYLNTPIEAFPDVTNARVQIITQWPGRSAEEVEKFITIPIEVEMNAVPGKTSLRSISLFGLSVVTMIFDDDVDDFTARQNAINRLMNVNLPDDVEPEMQPPYGPTGEIFRYTLHSKTKDVRELKTIQDWIIDRNLKGVHGIADVVSFGGEVKSYELSINPDLLKNYNLTALDVYDAVTKSNMNVGGDVIEKNDQAYVVRGIGQLKNISDIENIIVNEISGTPIFVKHVAKVREHHLPKLGYVSRDTTKNLVEGIVIMRKAENPSMVLAGLKEKIEELNDYILPNDVKIVPFYDRSTLIGFTTRTVTKNLIEGIVLVTVIVFIFMADWRTTITVSIIIPLALLFAFMCMRIKGMSANLLSMGAIDFGIIIDGAVVMVEGLFVMLDHKASKFGMDRFNKLAKMGWIKETGAELGKSIFFSKLIIITALLPIFSFQKVEGKMFSPLAWTLGFALLGALIYTLTLVPVLSHILLNKNVKEKHNFFVEFVNNIVTKAFSFVFKHKKVSFMTSLVALGIGLFSFTFLGSEFLPQLNEGAVYIRASMPMSSSLNESISMTNKIRKSISSFDEVNAVMSQTGRPNDGTDPTGFFNIEFHVDLKPKENWQRKISKDELITQMKNKLAVYQGISFNFSQPIMDNVEEAVSGVKGSMAVKIFGDDFGRLEELGEQVNKILSGVEGIEDLGIIRLIGQPEMRIELNQQKMAIYGVRTEDAQRVIEMAIGGKTASKMYEGEKKFDIVVRYLPQFRKTEEQIANITVPTIHGNRVLLKELAKIHPETGPAFVYREGNHRFIAVKFSVRGRDLGSTINEAQEKVQKSVKLDKGMKVEWKGEFENQVRATKRLGQVVPLSILLIFLILFVTFGNLKDAVLVLLNVPFALIGGIWALLITNTNFSISAGVGFIALFGICIQNGVILTTVFKNNLREGMSLTDTLVDGVRSRIRPVVMTAMMAALGLLPAALSTGIGSETQKPLAIVVIGGLITATVLTLLIFPLIFEWVYKRNMDFERQLD; encoded by the coding sequence ATGAAGCGGTTTATTGGAAATATTGTTGGGTTTTCTTTAAAACATAAATTCTTTGTTTTTTTTGCAACCTTAGTATTGATTATTGCAGGTATATTCAGCTATCTGAATACTCCTATTGAAGCTTTTCCGGACGTGACAAACGCTCGGGTTCAGATTATAACGCAATGGCCTGGAAGAAGTGCGGAAGAGGTTGAGAAGTTCATTACCATACCTATTGAAGTGGAAATGAATGCGGTGCCGGGTAAGACAAGTTTAAGGTCAATTTCTCTTTTCGGTTTATCCGTCGTTACCATGATATTCGATGATGATGTTGATGATTTTACCGCAAGGCAAAATGCAATCAACCGTCTTATGAATGTGAACCTGCCTGATGATGTAGAACCTGAAATGCAACCACCTTATGGTCCTACTGGTGAAATTTTCAGATATACACTTCATAGTAAAACTAAGGATGTTAGAGAACTGAAGACCATTCAGGACTGGATCATTGACAGAAATCTGAAAGGTGTGCATGGAATAGCGGATGTTGTAAGCTTTGGAGGAGAAGTTAAAAGCTATGAACTAAGCATTAATCCTGATTTATTAAAGAACTATAACCTGACAGCTCTTGATGTTTATGATGCAGTTACAAAAAGCAATATGAATGTAGGAGGTGATGTTATAGAAAAAAATGATCAGGCATATGTAGTTAGAGGTATCGGTCAGCTAAAGAACATATCCGATATTGAAAATATTATTGTCAATGAAATAAGTGGTACTCCTATTTTTGTAAAACATGTTGCAAAGGTAAGGGAGCATCATCTGCCAAAGCTCGGTTATGTTTCCAGAGATACAACAAAAAATCTGGTAGAAGGAATTGTAATCATGAGGAAAGCAGAAAATCCTAGTATGGTGCTTGCCGGACTTAAGGAGAAAATTGAAGAGCTTAATGATTACATACTCCCAAATGATGTCAAGATAGTGCCATTTTATGACAGGTCTACTCTTATTGGTTTTACTACACGTACAGTAACAAAAAACCTGATTGAAGGGATTGTTTTGGTTACTGTCATTGTATTTATTTTCATGGCAGACTGGAGAACTACCATTACTGTTTCCATTATAATTCCGTTGGCATTGTTGTTTGCCTTTATGTGTATGCGGATCAAAGGCATGTCTGCAAACCTCCTATCAATGGGTGCAATTGACTTTGGGATTATCATAGATGGGGCGGTGGTGATGGTGGAAGGATTGTTTGTGATGCTTGATCATAAAGCGAGCAAATTCGGTATGGATCGTTTTAACAAACTGGCTAAAATGGGCTGGATAAAAGAAACCGGAGCTGAACTGGGAAAGTCTATCTTCTTTTCTAAATTAATCATTATAACAGCACTCCTGCCTATATTTTCATTCCAAAAGGTGGAAGGAAAGATGTTTTCTCCTCTCGCATGGACTTTGGGATTTGCGCTGCTTGGAGCCTTGATTTATACACTCACTTTGGTGCCGGTTTTAAGCCATATTCTTTTAAATAAAAATGTTAAAGAGAAGCATAATTTCTTTGTTGAGTTTGTAAACAATATAGTTACGAAAGCTTTTTCATTCGTTTTTAAACATAAGAAGGTAAGCTTCATGACTTCATTAGTTGCGCTTGGAATAGGTTTGTTTTCATTTACATTTCTTGGCTCAGAATTCTTACCACAGCTGAATGAGGGGGCAGTTTACATAAGAGCCAGCATGCCTATGAGCTCATCATTGAATGAGTCCATTTCAATGACGAATAAAATCCGCAAATCCATTTCGTCTTTTGATGAAGTAAATGCTGTAATGAGTCAGACCGGAAGACCCAACGATGGAACAGATCCTACCGGGTTCTTTAATATTGAATTCCACGTTGATCTGAAACCAAAAGAGAATTGGCAAAGAAAAATCAGTAAGGATGAATTGATCACTCAAATGAAAAACAAGCTTGCTGTATATCAGGGAATCAGCTTTAACTTCTCTCAGCCAATTATGGATAACGTAGAAGAAGCGGTTTCCGGGGTGAAGGGTTCTATGGCAGTTAAGATTTTTGGTGATGACTTTGGAAGGCTAGAAGAACTTGGCGAACAGGTTAATAAAATTTTATCAGGTGTTGAAGGTATTGAGGATCTGGGTATAATCAGATTGATTGGTCAGCCAGAAATGCGCATTGAACTCAATCAGCAAAAGATGGCGATCTATGGAGTGAGGACAGAAGATGCGCAACGTGTTATAGAAATGGCAATTGGAGGAAAAACGGCATCAAAGATGTATGAGGGGGAGAAGAAGTTTGATATTGTTGTAAGATATCTTCCTCAGTTTAGAAAGACAGAAGAGCAAATTGCAAATATTACTGTTCCTACAATTCATGGAAACAGAGTGTTGCTGAAAGAGCTTGCGAAAATTCACCCGGAAACAGGTCCGGCATTTGTCTATAGAGAAGGTAATCACAGATTTATTGCTGTGAAGTTCTCTGTGCGAGGTAGGGACTTAGGAAGTACTATTAATGAGGCTCAGGAAAAAGTTCAGAAATCGGTGAAGCTGGATAAGGGAATGAAAGTAGAGTGGAAGGGTGAGTTTGAAAACCAGGTAAGAGCCACCAAAAGGCTTGGACAGGTTGTGCCGCTGAGTATTCTTTTGATCTTCCTTATTCTTTTTGTGACCTTCGGAAATCTGAAAGATGCGGTCCTTGTTTTATTGAATGTACCTTTTGCGTTAATAGGAGGTATCTGGGCATTGTTGATTACAAATACTAATTTTAGTATTTCTGCTGGTGTCGGATTCATTGCACTGTTCGGTATTTGTATTCAGAATGGGGTGATTCTTACCACTGTATTTAAGAATAATTTAAGAGAAGGAATGTCATTGACGGATACACTTGTTGATGGGGTAAGATCACGGATAAGGCCGGTAGTAATGACTGCGATGATGGCTGCATTGGGACTTTTGCCTGCAGCACTGTCAACGGGTATTGGCTCAGAAACTCAAAAGCCTCTTGCCATCGTAGTAATCGGAGGTTTGATAACAGCGACGGTGCTCACACTACTTATTTTTCCATTAATATTTGAATGGGTTTATAAGAGAAATATGGATTTTGAAAGACAGTTAGATTAA
- the pbpC gene encoding penicillin-binding protein 1C yields MLLLIFFLLFWFSLPSKLFRDPTSTILEDKKGELLAAKIASDGQWRFPSSDSVPKKFAISILTFEDKNFNNHFGVDFLSICNSAWQNIKSRKIVRGGSTLTMQVIRLSRKNKKRSFLEKLIEISQALRLELTLSKKEILTFYASNAPFGGNVVGLEAASWRYFNAPSCQLSWAEAAALAVLPNSPALIFPGKNELIFLKKRNRLLKGLHDKGHIDQISYELALKEPLPGKPYALPVVAPHLLAYSEKKGMKGKRISSTINIHLQKTVNKILDYHQERLSANGVYNAAALILDVKTGKVLTYGGNILNDKTDDHGYSVDIIQAKRSTGSILKPLLFGMLLTEGKLLNTSLVADVPTIIGGYAPKNYFLTYDGAVAFKQSIARSLNVPAVRVLQEYGVEKFHHNLKKLGMTTLNRPYTHYGLSLILGGAEGTLWDLAGIYRNMASSLNDYHLTHKFRLKTEKPSFISEKEKQGYCTVLDAGSIWLTFEAMNEVSRPEEDASWRDFSSAYKIAWKTGTSYGNRDAWAIGCTPQYVVAVWAGNADGEGRPDLTGIGSAAPILFDIFKHLKSQHWFLQPFNEMVQTEVCTKSGFKAGENCEESVTQWTQKAAHLSGLCPYHKLVHLDATGQYRVSGECESVRNMRTKPLFVLPPAMEYYFKNKNASYKTLPPYREDCMAYISNRSFEILYPSNGSKIFIPVEIDERKGKTVFEVAHRNPGKQVFWYIDSSYVGSTKDFHQLAVNPDPGEHYLTVTDESGESKRVKFEVIER; encoded by the coding sequence ATGCTTCTCCTTATTTTTTTTCTATTATTCTGGTTTTCTCTTCCTTCAAAATTATTCAGAGACCCGACGTCTACAATTCTTGAGGACAAAAAAGGAGAACTGCTTGCCGCTAAAATTGCTTCAGACGGTCAATGGAGGTTTCCGAGCAGTGATTCAGTTCCAAAAAAATTTGCCATATCCATCTTAACTTTTGAAGACAAAAACTTTAATAACCATTTTGGTGTAGATTTTTTATCTATATGCAATTCTGCCTGGCAGAATATAAAAAGCAGAAAAATAGTAAGAGGAGGTAGTACCCTTACTATGCAAGTAATAAGATTGAGCCGAAAAAACAAGAAAAGATCATTTCTTGAAAAACTTATAGAAATATCTCAGGCGTTGAGGCTTGAATTAACTTTATCAAAAAAAGAAATACTAACATTTTATGCATCGAATGCTCCTTTCGGTGGCAATGTTGTTGGTTTGGAAGCCGCGTCATGGAGATATTTCAATGCACCCTCCTGTCAACTTTCCTGGGCTGAAGCTGCTGCACTTGCTGTTTTACCAAATAGTCCGGCACTTATCTTTCCTGGCAAAAATGAATTGATATTTTTAAAGAAGAGAAACAGACTTCTCAAAGGTTTACATGATAAAGGCCACATCGACCAGATATCGTATGAACTGGCGTTAAAAGAGCCATTGCCAGGTAAACCCTATGCATTACCAGTTGTTGCCCCACATTTGCTGGCCTATTCTGAGAAAAAAGGAATGAAAGGCAAACGTATAAGCAGCACTATAAATATTCATCTCCAAAAAACTGTAAATAAAATATTAGATTATCATCAGGAAAGGCTTTCTGCAAATGGAGTATATAATGCCGCAGCTCTGATCCTAGATGTTAAGACTGGTAAGGTTCTCACCTATGGTGGCAATATCCTGAATGACAAAACTGATGATCATGGTTACAGTGTTGACATTATTCAGGCAAAGAGAAGTACCGGCAGTATACTAAAACCTTTATTGTTCGGAATGCTTCTTACAGAAGGAAAATTATTGAATACATCTCTTGTTGCTGATGTTCCAACAATTATTGGCGGCTATGCTCCTAAAAACTATTTTCTGACCTATGATGGGGCAGTAGCATTCAAGCAATCAATAGCCAGATCACTTAATGTGCCAGCAGTAAGAGTCCTTCAGGAATATGGAGTTGAAAAATTTCATCATAACCTGAAGAAACTTGGTATGACCACACTTAATAGACCATACACTCACTATGGGTTATCTTTGATATTGGGAGGTGCTGAAGGAACTCTATGGGATCTTGCAGGTATTTATAGAAACATGGCCTCCTCATTAAATGATTATCATCTCACTCATAAATTCAGATTAAAAACAGAGAAACCCTCTTTTATCTCTGAAAAAGAAAAACAAGGCTATTGTACAGTTCTTGATGCTGGATCTATCTGGTTGACATTCGAAGCTATGAACGAAGTTTCCAGGCCAGAGGAGGATGCCTCCTGGAGAGACTTTAGTTCCGCATATAAAATAGCATGGAAAACAGGTACAAGTTATGGTAACAGAGATGCATGGGCCATTGGCTGTACTCCTCAATATGTCGTTGCCGTATGGGCTGGCAATGCAGACGGAGAAGGCAGACCTGACCTCACAGGTATTGGCTCAGCTGCACCTATTTTATTTGACATCTTTAAACATCTTAAATCGCAACATTGGTTTCTACAGCCATTTAATGAAATGGTTCAGACTGAAGTATGCACAAAAAGTGGATTTAAAGCAGGTGAAAATTGTGAAGAAAGTGTCACTCAATGGACACAAAAGGCTGCTCATCTTTCCGGCTTATGCCCATATCATAAGCTTGTCCATCTGGATGCAACAGGACAATACAGGGTAAGCGGTGAATGTGAATCTGTCAGAAATATGCGCACCAAGCCTCTGTTTGTGCTTCCACCAGCAATGGAATACTATTTTAAAAACAAGAATGCTTCATACAAAACCTTACCACCGTACAGGGAAGACTGCATGGCCTATATCTCAAACCGTTCGTTTGAAATCTTATATCCTTCTAATGGAAGTAAAATCTTTATTCCTGTTGAGATAGACGAAAGGAAAGGAAAGACTGTTTTTGAAGTAGCTCATAGAAACCCTGGTAAACAAGTGTTTTGGTATATAGATAGTTCTTATGTAGGATCAACTAAAGACTTTCATCAACTCGCTGTGAATCCGGATCCTGGAGAACATTATCTAACTGTTACAGATGAATCAGGAGAAAGCAAACGGGTAAAGTTTGAAGTAATAGAAAGGTGA
- a CDS encoding alpha-2-macroglobulin family protein: MSLKTLLSGSKIKVILSSVLAIAAIGGGVYWYASKNKAKGEYKFNPAFKAYVSSFTGGIISRESPIRVSFISEIVKQEEINTPLQSDLFRFSPSIKGTTKWIDKSTIEFVPEEPLNPGQSFEAKFEIGEVIQMPEDLQTFEFAFQTIPQTFDVYVEGLRTYDVTNLASQKLLGILSTADVTDNATLEKVLTASQDGKALSISWTHENDRKTHRFQVEKIQRKEVAGTVVLTWNGAPIQSETKGTETIEIPAIGEFSITSARAVQGEEQYAEIQFSDPLDQNQDLQGLIQISDVPDFNIVKDENVLKLYPPVRQIGNKTITVNQGIKNIKGKALGKTQNLDINFEEIKPSVKLTGKGVILPSTDGLIFPFEAVSLKSVNVKIIKIFENNVTQFFQVNRYDGNSEIKRVGKVVLKKNISLNNTNPNDYGKWKRYALDISSLIKTEPGAIYQIKIGFDKKDIFYSCDASEQAVSEATGQTTLEVNDDDIIEENESSYWDYSEEYYYYDEEYDYSQRDNPCHNSYYGEYRSVTRNIFASDLGIIAKAGSSGNLVFVVTDLKTTKPVDGATVEVYDYQQQLISQDKTNGEGILTIDLKKKPFLVKVKKEEQIGYLKMDDQSALAVSNFDISGAKVQKGIKGFLYGERGVWRPGDSLFLTFILEDKLHNLPKNLPVNFELANPSGQVVKKLVSSNSVEGFYNFSTTTSPEDPTGNWTAIVKVGGATFNYPLKIETVMPNRLKINLDFGKDKITAGGSSMKGDLNVKWLHGAVARNLETDVTVQLAKGETKFNKYSDFIFDDPGKKYEGEPIEVFKGKIDQNGNASVNVHLDAGDNAPGMMTANFKVRVMEEGGASSIDRFSMPYYPFTSFTGIRVPEGDKSRNMLLTDTSHTIDIVSLDPNGNLVSGRNIQMELYKIEWRYWWEKGEENLSAYLDNNYKQALIRENVVTTNGKARWQFRVNYPEWGRFYIRAKDTKSGHSTGKIVFIDWPGWAGNSRERNQGGAALLSFSADKAKYNVGETVRLSIPGSSEGRALVSIESGAKVLQTQWLETKKGNNNFEFKVTEAMTPNIFVNVTLIQPHAQTLNDLPIRLYGIIPLTVENPQTILSPVITMKEELRPEEDFTVSIKEQNGKPMIYTLAVVDEGLLDLTRFKAPNPHDHFYAKEALGVNTWDMYDYVIGAYGERIDKILSIGGDGELKGSEGNKTNRFKPVVKFIGPFSLAPGGSATHTLKMPQYVGSVKAMVVAGNPDGAYGKAEKAVPVRKPLMVLATLPRVLGPEESVALPVNIFAMTKNVKNVNVTIKANNMFEPVAESSKSITFNQPGDEVVNFYLKAKPAAGKGSVSVTATSGNERAEYNVDIDIRNGNTEITKVYENVLSSNASWNSDFTPFGLAGTNKATLEISVIPPINLGKRLRHLVHYPYGCLEQTTSSVFPQLYVLELMQPTEELKKMVEKNVKAGIQRLKLFQLPDGGMTYWPGQNYYDPWATNYAGHFIVEAEKKGYALPQGFLNNWKKSQKKEARNWNYGAYNDDLTQAYRLYTLALAGDPEIGAMNRLRESKSLSSPAKWRLAAAYHLAGQTEVAKNLVSTASLTIKDYREMDNTYGSTLRDKAMILEVLSILNMKTQAAPLAKEISAALSSEKWLSTQESSYCLMAITKFANVSTPGTKVSFAYSVNNGKQINAMSDMKISEVDLKPNVNPFSLQVKNTSNGVAYARVLLTGTPKPGMEEAAENNLEISVRYLSKDGVEIDVYKLEQGTDFIAEVSIANPGLRGDYKQMALKQIFASGWEINNSRLDNFTEKTKAEKKKRRYYYYEDEDPENEEEEETTSKGLPLADAPTYRDFRDDRVYTFFDIKANEKKTFRVMLNAAYLGKFYLPATYAEAMYDGSINATVPGKWVEVFKAGEISLK; encoded by the coding sequence ATGTCTTTAAAAACATTACTATCAGGCAGTAAGATAAAAGTTATCTTGTCCTCAGTATTAGCTATAGCAGCAATAGGCGGAGGCGTCTACTGGTATGCTTCAAAAAACAAAGCTAAAGGCGAATACAAATTCAATCCGGCATTTAAAGCCTATGTCAGTTCTTTCACTGGCGGAATTATTTCCAGGGAATCCCCTATTCGGGTTTCATTTATATCTGAAATTGTAAAACAAGAAGAGATTAATACTCCTCTTCAGAGTGACTTATTCAGATTCTCTCCATCAATTAAGGGTACTACAAAATGGATAGATAAAAGTACTATTGAATTTGTTCCGGAAGAACCTCTTAATCCTGGTCAATCTTTTGAGGCTAAATTTGAAATAGGTGAAGTCATACAAATGCCTGAAGACCTTCAGACTTTTGAATTCGCATTTCAGACCATCCCTCAGACCTTTGATGTCTATGTAGAAGGGCTAAGGACTTATGATGTTACAAACCTTGCCTCTCAGAAATTGCTTGGAATACTCAGTACTGCTGATGTAACAGACAATGCGACACTAGAAAAAGTATTAACTGCAAGCCAGGATGGTAAAGCACTCTCCATTAGCTGGACACACGAAAACGACAGAAAAACCCATAGATTCCAGGTTGAAAAGATCCAAAGAAAAGAAGTGGCAGGAACTGTTGTTTTAACATGGAACGGCGCCCCTATTCAATCAGAAACTAAAGGCACTGAAACTATTGAGATTCCTGCAATAGGGGAATTTTCCATTACATCTGCAAGAGCAGTACAAGGCGAAGAACAATATGCGGAAATTCAATTCTCTGACCCTCTTGATCAAAACCAGGACCTTCAAGGTCTCATACAAATATCAGATGTTCCTGATTTCAATATAGTAAAAGATGAAAATGTATTAAAGCTATACCCTCCGGTAAGACAAATCGGCAATAAAACCATTACTGTAAATCAAGGCATTAAAAATATCAAAGGTAAAGCGTTAGGAAAAACACAAAACCTTGATATTAACTTTGAGGAAATAAAACCTTCTGTTAAACTAACCGGCAAAGGAGTCATTCTTCCAAGCACTGATGGCTTAATATTCCCTTTTGAAGCAGTAAGCTTGAAATCCGTTAATGTAAAAATCATCAAGATATTCGAAAATAATGTTACGCAGTTCTTTCAAGTAAACAGATACGATGGAAACAGTGAGATTAAAAGAGTTGGAAAGGTAGTTTTAAAAAAGAACATTTCATTAAATAATACAAATCCCAATGATTATGGCAAGTGGAAAAGATACGCTCTTGATATTTCAAGCTTAATAAAAACAGAACCAGGGGCCATCTATCAAATAAAAATCGGCTTTGACAAAAAAGATATTTTTTATAGCTGTGATGCTTCTGAACAAGCAGTATCTGAAGCTACAGGTCAGACCACTCTTGAAGTCAATGATGATGATATCATTGAAGAAAACGAATCAAGCTATTGGGACTACAGTGAGGAATACTACTACTACGATGAGGAGTACGATTATTCTCAAAGAGATAATCCCTGCCACAATTCATACTATGGCGAATACAGATCTGTAACAAGAAACATTTTCGCATCAGATCTTGGCATAATTGCGAAGGCCGGCTCTTCCGGAAACCTAGTGTTTGTAGTTACCGACCTTAAAACAACCAAGCCTGTTGATGGCGCTACAGTAGAAGTGTATGACTATCAACAGCAACTTATTTCTCAGGATAAGACAAACGGAGAAGGTATTTTAACTATTGACCTCAAAAAGAAACCTTTCCTGGTTAAAGTTAAAAAAGAAGAACAGATAGGATATCTTAAGATGGATGATCAATCTGCATTAGCTGTCAGCAACTTTGACATTTCCGGAGCTAAAGTTCAGAAAGGCATTAAAGGATTTTTATATGGAGAAAGGGGTGTATGGAGACCGGGAGACTCTCTGTTTCTAACTTTTATTCTCGAAGACAAGCTTCATAACCTTCCTAAAAATCTGCCGGTAAATTTTGAATTAGCCAATCCATCGGGACAAGTAGTAAAAAAACTTGTATCCTCTAATTCAGTGGAAGGCTTTTATAATTTTAGCACAACAACTTCCCCTGAAGACCCTACAGGTAACTGGACAGCAATTGTTAAAGTTGGGGGTGCCACCTTCAACTATCCGCTAAAAATAGAAACTGTAATGCCAAACAGGCTTAAAATAAATCTTGATTTTGGCAAAGATAAAATCACAGCAGGAGGATCATCCATGAAAGGGGATCTAAATGTAAAATGGCTGCATGGTGCTGTTGCCAGGAATCTTGAGACTGATGTGACTGTTCAACTTGCAAAAGGAGAAACTAAGTTTAATAAATATTCTGATTTCATTTTTGATGATCCTGGAAAAAAATACGAAGGAGAACCTATAGAAGTCTTTAAAGGAAAAATTGACCAGAACGGTAACGCATCTGTCAATGTGCATCTAGATGCCGGTGATAATGCACCGGGAATGATGACAGCCAACTTCAAGGTAAGAGTAATGGAAGAAGGAGGAGCTTCAAGTATTGACAGGTTTTCAATGCCTTATTATCCATTTACATCCTTCACAGGTATAAGAGTTCCTGAGGGCGATAAGTCGAGAAATATGCTCCTTACTGATACTTCTCATACAATTGATATCGTCAGCCTTGACCCTAATGGAAATCTTGTTTCAGGAAGAAACATTCAGATGGAACTTTATAAAATAGAATGGAGATACTGGTGGGAAAAAGGTGAAGAGAATCTTTCTGCATACCTGGATAACAACTACAAACAGGCCCTAATAAGAGAGAATGTAGTTACAACAAATGGAAAGGCAAGATGGCAATTCAGAGTAAACTACCCGGAATGGGGCCGCTTTTATATACGCGCCAAGGATACGAAAAGTGGTCATAGCACCGGAAAGATTGTATTTATTGACTGGCCTGGATGGGCTGGAAACTCTAGAGAAAGAAATCAAGGTGGAGCTGCTTTACTTTCCTTCTCAGCAGATAAGGCAAAATATAATGTAGGCGAAACTGTCCGACTTTCAATTCCCGGAAGCAGTGAAGGCAGAGCCCTGGTAAGTATTGAATCGGGAGCTAAAGTACTACAGACCCAATGGCTGGAGACCAAGAAAGGGAACAACAACTTTGAATTCAAAGTTACCGAAGCAATGACTCCAAATATCTTTGTCAATGTCACTTTAATTCAACCACATGCACAAACGCTTAATGATCTTCCTATTCGTTTATATGGAATCATTCCATTAACTGTTGAAAATCCGCAAACGATACTGTCTCCCGTCATCACTATGAAAGAAGAGCTCAGACCGGAAGAAGACTTCACTGTTTCCATCAAAGAGCAAAACGGTAAGCCTATGATATATACTTTAGCTGTTGTTGATGAAGGCTTGTTGGACCTTACCCGCTTTAAAGCACCCAACCCTCATGATCACTTCTACGCTAAAGAAGCTTTGGGGGTAAATACCTGGGATATGTATGACTATGTCATAGGTGCTTATGGAGAAAGAATAGACAAGATATTAAGTATCGGTGGTGACGGTGAACTTAAAGGCAGCGAAGGAAACAAAACCAACAGATTTAAACCTGTTGTGAAGTTTATAGGACCATTCAGCCTTGCACCTGGTGGCTCGGCAACACATACTTTAAAGATGCCACAATATGTAGGATCAGTAAAAGCCATGGTGGTAGCGGGAAATCCTGATGGAGCTTATGGTAAAGCAGAAAAGGCCGTCCCTGTAAGAAAACCATTAATGGTATTAGCCACACTTCCAAGAGTCCTAGGACCTGAAGAATCTGTCGCATTACCTGTAAATATATTTGCTATGACAAAAAACGTAAAAAATGTCAATGTTACGATTAAAGCAAATAATATGTTTGAACCAGTTGCTGAGAGCTCAAAAAGCATAACATTTAATCAACCTGGAGACGAGGTCGTGAATTTTTATCTAAAAGCCAAACCGGCAGCAGGAAAAGGATCTGTTTCAGTTACTGCGACTAGTGGAAATGAAAGAGCTGAATATAACGTTGACATAGACATTCGAAATGGCAATACTGAAATTACTAAGGTTTATGAAAATGTTCTTTCCTCAAATGCCTCATGGAATTCAGACTTCACTCCATTTGGATTAGCAGGGACAAACAAAGCAACACTTGAGATCTCAGTAATACCTCCGATAAACCTGGGCAAACGTTTAAGGCATCTGGTTCATTATCCTTATGGATGCTTAGAACAAACAACATCTTCAGTATTCCCTCAACTTTATGTGCTGGAATTGATGCAACCAACAGAGGAGTTGAAAAAAATGGTTGAGAAAAATGTTAAAGCAGGTATACAGCGTCTAAAGCTGTTTCAACTACCTGATGGAGGAATGACCTATTGGCCTGGGCAGAATTATTATGATCCTTGGGCTACTAATTATGCAGGACATTTTATAGTTGAAGCCGAGAAAAAAGGATACGCACTTCCTCAAGGTTTCCTTAACAATTGGAAGAAGAGCCAGAAGAAAGAAGCACGCAACTGGAACTATGGAGCATATAATGATGACCTGACACAGGCATACAGATTGTATACTCTTGCACTTGCAGGTGATCCGGAAATTGGAGCTATGAACAGACTCAGAGAATCGAAAAGTCTTTCTTCTCCTGCAAAATGGAGACTTGCTGCAGCATACCATTTGGCTGGACAAACAGAGGTTGCCAAAAACCTGGTAAGTACTGCTTCTCTCACTATAAAAGATTACAGAGAGATGGACAATACATATGGCTCAACATTAAGAGATAAAGCGATGATTCTGGAAGTATTAAGCATCTTGAATATGAAAACACAGGCCGCTCCGCTTGCAAAAGAAATTTCAGCTGCACTATCTTCAGAAAAATGGTTAAGCACACAAGAATCGTCTTATTGTCTGATGGCCATTACAAAGTTTGCAAATGTTTCCACTCCCGGCACAAAAGTGAGTTTTGCATATTCCGTTAATAATGGCAAACAGATTAATGCAATGTCAGATATGAAAATTTCTGAAGTTGATCTTAAACCAAATGTAAACCCATTCAGCTTACAGGTTAAAAACACCAGCAATGGTGTGGCATATGCAAGAGTATTATTAACAGGTACACCAAAGCCCGGAATGGAAGAAGCTGCTGAGAACAATCTTGAAATTTCAGTACGCTATTTATCAAAAGACGGAGTTGAGATAGATGTTTATAAACTTGAGCAGGGAACTGACTTCATTGCTGAAGTTTCTATTGCAAATCCTGGCCTCAGAGGAGATTATAAGCAAATGGCCTTAAAACAAATATTCGCTTCAGGATGGGAGATTAATAACTCCCGATTGGATAACTTTACAGAAAAGACCAAAGCAGAAAAGAAGAAAAGAAGATATTATTACTATGAAGATGAAGATCCGGAAAATGAAGAGGAAGAGGAAACAACCTCTAAGGGGCTTCCATTGGCTGATGCTCCAACTTACAGAGATTTCAGGGACGACAGAGTCTACACCTTCTTTGATATAAAAGCAAATGAAAAGAAAACATTCCGGGTAATGCTGAATGCTGCATATCTTGGCAAATTCTATCTTCCTGCAACATATGCAGAAGCAATGTATGATGGTTCTATCAATGCGACTGTGCCAGGCAAATGGGTAGAAGTGTTTAAAGCTGGAGAAATTTCTCTTAAATAA